The Leptospira selangorensis sequence AGAGTATGAGACTGCGAACCGCCACTATGCTCACGTAGACTGCCCAGGTCACGCTGACTATGTTAAAAACATGATCACCGGTGCTGCTCAGATGGACGCTGCGATCCTAGTTGTATCTGCAACTGACGGACCAATGCCTCAAACGAAAGAGCATATCCTGCTCGCTCGTCAGGTAGGTGTTCCTTACATCATCGTATTCATCAACAAAGCTGACATGCTTGCTGCTGATGAGCGCGAAGAGATGATCCAAATGGTTGAGATGGACGTTCGTGACTTGTTAAACAAGTACAGCTTCCCTGGTGATGACACCCCAATCATTTACGGATCCGCTCTTAAAGCTCTTGAAGGCGACGAGTCTGAGTTAGGAGCTCCATCTGTAGTTAAACTAATGGAAGCTCTGGACACTTACGTTCCGAATCCAAAACGTATCGTTGACAAACCATTCCTAATGCCAGTAGAGGACGTGTTCTCTATTACTGGTCGTGGAACTGTTGCAACTGGAAGAGTAGAGCAAGGAACTTTGAAAATCAACGACGAAGTTGAAATCGTTGGTGTTCGTCCGACTACTAAAACAGTTGTTACTGGTATCGAGATGTTCCGTAAACTTTTAGATTCCGCAGAAGCTGGAGACAATATCGGTGCTCTTCTTCGTGGAACTAAAAAAGAAGACATCGAAAGAGGACAGGTTCTTGCTAAGCCAGGATCAATCACTCCTCACAAAAAATTCAACGCGGAAGTTTACGTTCTTACTAAGGACGAAGGTGGACGTCACACTCCATTCTTCAATAACTACCGTCCACAGTTCTATTTTAGAACTACCGACATCACTGGCGTTTGTAACCTACCTAACGGTATGGAAATGGTAATGCCTGGTGACAACGTTACGATGAGCATCGAGTTGATCCACCCGATCGCTATGGACAAAGGTCTTAAATTCGCGATTCGCGAAGGTGGAAAGACTATCGGTTCTGGCGTAGTGGCTGAGATCACCGAGTAAGAGAAAGGAAATGGCTGGCCAAAAGATCAGAGTAAAGCTTAAAGCTTTCGATCATAAGTTGATCGACCAATCAACTTACGAGATCGTTGCGACTGCCAAAAGGACCGGGGCTACTGTCTCCGGTCCGATTCCTCTTCCAACGAAGAAGGAAATATACACAGTCCTCCGTTCTCCACACGTAAATAAAAAATCAAGAGAGCAGTTTGAGATGAAAACTCACAAAAGGCTCATAGACATTCTGGACACCAATGAAGACACAGTTGAGGCTTTAATGAAGCTACAACTCCCTGCAGGTGTTTCAGTGGATATTAAATCCTAAGGGAAGAAGAAATGGCAAAGGGATTAATCGGTAAAAAGATAGGGATGTCCCAAATCTTCGACGAGCAAGGAAACATTATTCCTGTAACCGTCTTAGAGGTAGGTCCCTGCGCAGTTTCCCAAGTCAAGTCCGCCGCTACGGACGGTTACGACGCGATACAATTAGCTTATCAGGATGATAAAGAAAAACACCTGACCAAAAGCGAGATAAAGCATTTGGCAAAAGCTGGACTAACTCCTAAGAGAGTGTTGAAGGAATTCCGGAATTTCGGCGAAGAGCCGGCTGCAGGCGCTGAGATAAAAGCTCAAGACGTGTTTGCTGTTGCGGATATTGTAAAAGTTACAGGAACCAGCAAAGGTAAAGGTTTCCAAGGTGTTATCAAAAGATACGGACACCATGGTGGACCAGGAGCTCACGGTTCTCGTTTTCATAGACATCCAGGATCCATGGGATCCAACACTACTCCAGGTAGAGTATTCAAAGGTCGTAAATTACCGGGCCGTATGGGTTTTGATACAAAAACTGTATTAAACCTGAAAGTGGTTCGTATTCACGAAGCAGAAAATTTGGTTTTTGTAAGTGGATCCGTTCCGGGACCTGCAAACTCCATCATCACTATTGAGAAGATATAAAGACCGCGGTTAGTCATGAAAGCACAGAAGTACTCAAAAGAAGGAAAACTGCTCTCGGAAATCGAACTTCCTGCAGCGTTGTTCGAATCCAAATATAGCAGTGGCGCGATTTACGACGCCATCAAAGCGGAGAATGCTAACCTTCGCTCCGGGAATCATCATACCAAAACTCGCTCGGAAGTATCCGGGGGTGGTAAAAAGCCTTGGTCCCAAAAAGGAACCGGTAGAGCTCGTCAAGGTTCTATCCGTGCTCCTCAATGGGTGGGCGGTGGTACTGTTCACGGACCTCGCAAGAGAGATTATTCTTATAACGTTTCTCCAAAAGTGAAACGCAGAGCGGTTCTTTCCGTTTTGAATAAGAAAGCCCAAGACGCGGTCATTAAAGTAGTAGAAGATCTGGATCCAAAAGAATTCAGCACTAAAGCTTTCTCTACTTTATTCAATAATATCGGATTAAAGAACACCGGAGTGATCGGATTCTTAGTAGGTGGAGAGAACGATTTCCTTAAAAAGTCGGTTCGTAATATCCCTACTGTAAAATACATCAACTCCAAACGTATCGCGGTTCGTGACATTCTATATAATAGAAATCTTGTAATCACCGAAGGTGCTTTGGGAGAAATTCTCAAACATTACGGAGAAGGAAAATGAATCTTAACGAAGTGATCTTATCTCCGATCATCACTGAAAAGTCTCAGGATCTTGAGACTATCGGTGAAAAAGCCGGTAAAAGAACCGTAAAATACACTGTGGAAATCCACCCTAGAGCTAACAAAACTCTAGTGAAGGAAGCTTTCCGTAAAATTTACAATGTAGTACCTTCTTCCGTAAACATCCAAGTGTATCGCGGAAAGATAAAAAGATTCCGTCATCTACCTGCTCCTAAAGCTCATTGGAAAAAAGCAATCGTGACTTTCCAAGACGGAGCTAGCATCGACTTCGGAAAGGAAGCATAAGAAATGGGAATTAAAAAGTTTAAACCCGTTACTGCCGCCAGCCGTTTTAAATCGGTATTAACCTTCGAGGAAATCACCGAGACAGAACCGTATCGCCCTTTAACGATCAGCTTAAATTACAAAGCAGGTCGCGGAGAAGGTGGTAAAATTGCGGTTCGCAGAAAAGGCGGAAGAGTAAAACGCAAATATCGTATCATCGACTTCAAACGTCGCAAAGTAGGGATTACCGCTACAGTTAAAACTGTAGAATACGATCCTTATCGTTCGGCGTTTATTTCTCTCGTTAGTTACTCTGACGGAGAATACGCTTATATCCTAAATGCTGAAGGCATGAAAGTTGGAGACAAAGTTTCCAATGGAGAAGGCGCTGAAATTAAAGTTGGAAACGCACTTCCACTCGGAAAAATTCCTCCAGGCACTAACGTGCATAACGTGGAATTGAAAATTGGAAGAGGCGGGCAAATCGCAAGAACTGCAGGATCCTTCGCTACTATCGCAGGTAGAGACGGAGAGTATGTTCTTCTGAAACTTCCAAGCTCCGAAGTTCGTAAAGTTCACCAGAACTGCTACGCTACTATAGGAATTTGCAGCAATAGAGATCATAACCTTGTTTCCATCGGTAAAGCCGGTAGAAACAGATGGTTGGGAAAACGTCCTAAGGTCAGAGGGGTTGTAATGAACCCGGTTGATCACCCACATGGTGGTGGTGAGGGACGTACTTCCGGAGGACGTCACCCAGTGACTCCTTGGGGTATTCCAACTAAAGGATACAAAACTCGTCGTAGGGCTAAACCTTCCGACAAGTTCATTATCCAGAAGAGAAAGGGAAATAGGAGCAGGTAATCATCATGAGATCTTCTAAAAAAGGTCCGTTCATCGACAGTCACCTCATGAGCAAGGTGATCAAGCTGAACTCTGAAAACCAAAAGAAACCGTTTAAGACCTGGTCTCGTAGAAGTACGATTTTCCCGGACATGATCGGTCACACCATCATGGTTCATAACGGAAACAAATTTATCCCTGTTTTCATTAACGACAACATGGTAGGACACAAGTTAGGAGAATTCGCTCCGACTCGTACTTATCGTGGTCATGGAAACACCGATAAAAAGGCGGCTAAGAAGTAATGGAAGCCGTAGCAATCGCAAGATTTATTAGAATGTCGCCTCGTAAACTTCGTCTTGTTGCGGATGAGATCCGTGGATACGAAGTTGCTGAAGCTCTGGATATTCTTAAATATACTAACAAAAGAGCGATCGAGCCTATCTTCAAACTTATCAAATCCGCTTCTGCAAACGCAGTTGTGAAAAGTGATAACGCTGATCCAGGCAAGATGTTCATTAAAAAGATCCTGGTGGACGAAGGCCCAATTCTTAAACGCTTCCGTCCTCGTGCTCGCGGTAGAGCTGCAAGGATCCGTAAGAGAACCAGCCACGTTACAGTGGTAATCTCGGATTAATAGGGGAAATCATGGGACAGAAAGTTAACCCAATCGGACTTCGTATCGGAATTACCCGCGGATGGGATTCCATCTGGTTCTCTCAGCAGGACTATAAAAAGAACCTGCACGAAGATATTAGAATTCGTAGATTTATCCAAGGCCGTTTCAAAGAAGCTGGCGTTGTAAAAGTTGTAGTGGAGCGTTTTCCTGAGAAGATCAACGTGAACCTTCACACTGCTAAGCCAGGTGTGGTAATCGGTAAAAACGGAGCGAATATCGAAGCCGTTAAAAAAGTCCTTAAGACTATGACCGAAAAACCTCTTAATCTTAACATTATCGAAGTTAAGAAGCCTGAGACTATTGCACAATGTATCGCTGAATCTATCGCGATCCAAATCCAAGAACGTCAGCCGTTCCGCCGCGTGATGAAACAAGAACTTCGTCGTGCGATGAGAGGTGGAGTAGAAGGAATTAAGATCCTTATCTCCGGACGTTTGAACGGAGCGGATATGGCTCGTCGCGAAGGTTATCGTGAAGGAAGAATTCCTCTTCATACCCTTAGAGCGAAAATCGATCTAGGATTCCGTGAAGCAAGCACCACTTTCGGACAAATCGGAGTGAAGGTTTGGACTTACACTGGAGACTTCATCAACAGTAAAGAAGAGTCCGAAGAAGATAAATACGCCGTTAAAAGAAGGACCAACTGATCGTCTTTGATGATCCAAAGGTAAAAAACGATGTTATCACCTAAAAGAGTTAAGTTCAGAAAAAGACAAAGGGGCCGCTTGAAAGGAAACGACGAGCGTGGTTCCAAAGTGTCCTTCGGAGAGTTCGGTCTTAAAGCCGTTACTTCCGGACGTTTGACTGCAAGACAGATCGAAGCGGCAAGGATCACTATCAACCGTCAGGTAAAAAGAGGCGGGAAACTTTGGATTAGGATCTTCCCTCATCTACCTATTACTAAAAAACCAGCGGAAACTCGTATGGGTAAAGGTAAAGGTAACCCTGAGTTCTGGATCGCAGAGATCAGACCTGGTAGAGTTTTATTCGAAATGAGCGGAATCGATGAGGCGACCGCTAAAAAAGCTTTGGATCTGGCTGCTTATAAACTGCCTGTTCAAACTGAATTCGTGAAGAGGTCTACGCTGTGAAAAAGATCAAACTCGCAGAGTTGAAAGACGCAGAAATTTTAGCACAATTGGAAGATGCTTACAAAATCATTCGTACAGCACGTTTCCAATACGGAGTGGCTCGTTCTTTGGAAAACCCGAAGGTGATTACTAATGCGAAGAAAAAAATCGCACGCCTTCTAACAATCCAAAAGAACAGAGAGTTGGCTGCGAAGTCTGGCGCTACTAAAGCTAGACGTTATTCAAGAGCTACTCGTAAGAGACAGGCTCTGGCAAAAGCAAACGCTTCTGCTAAGAATGTAGCTAAAGGAACGAACTGATTATGGAAACTGCAAAGAAGCATATAAAAAAATCACTTCTTAGCGAAGGTAAAGTTGTGAGCACCGCTATGGACAAAACCCTAGTGATGTTAGTAGAGGCTCGTAAGACTCACCCTAAGTTTAAGAAGATCGTTCGTAGAACCGTTAAAATGAAGGTTCATGACGAAAAAAATGAATGCCAAGTAGGAGATAGAATTCTGGCGATTGAAACCAGACCTCTATCCCGTGAAAAGCGTCACCGTCTATTTAAGATCGTAGAAAAGGCAAAGTAAGATGATCCAACAGGAAACCATCCTCCAAGTCGCCGATAACTCCGGAATAAAAAGAGTTATGTGTATTAAAGTCTTAGGAGGCTCTAAAAAACGTTACGCCTCCGTAGGAGACGAGATCATCGTCGCCGTTAAAGACGCACAACCTGCTTATGGGTTAAAAGATTCCACGGGGAAAAAGGTCCATAACAAGGCCGTTCAACGCGCAGTAGTCGTCAGAACTAAAAAAGAAATCCGTCGTCCAGATGGTTCTTATATTCGTTTCGATGATAACGCAGTCGCAATTATCGACGACAAAGGAAACCCGAAAGGGACCCGTATTTTCGGGCCAGTAGCTCGCGAACTTCGCGATAAAAAATACGCTAAGATCATCTCCCTAGCGCCGGAGGTTTTATAATGTCTAAGCTGACGTATCGGGGATCCGAATATACAAAATTCAAATCCGTTCGCCTTCACAAAGATGACGAAGTAATCGTTATCGCAGGAAAAGAGAAGGGAAAAAAAGGCAAGATCCTAGTAATCGATAAGA is a genomic window containing:
- the tuf gene encoding elongation factor Tu, yielding MAKEKFDRSKPHLNVGTIGHVDHGKTTLTAAITTTLAKVLGGKNKAVAYDQIDNAPEEKARGITIATSHQEYETANRHYAHVDCPGHADYVKNMITGAAQMDAAILVVSATDGPMPQTKEHILLARQVGVPYIIVFINKADMLAADEREEMIQMVEMDVRDLLNKYSFPGDDTPIIYGSALKALEGDESELGAPSVVKLMEALDTYVPNPKRIVDKPFLMPVEDVFSITGRGTVATGRVEQGTLKINDEVEIVGVRPTTKTVVTGIEMFRKLLDSAEAGDNIGALLRGTKKEDIERGQVLAKPGSITPHKKFNAEVYVLTKDEGGRHTPFFNNYRPQFYFRTTDITGVCNLPNGMEMVMPGDNVTMSIELIHPIAMDKGLKFAIREGGKTIGSGVVAEITE
- the rpsJ gene encoding 30S ribosomal protein S10; the protein is MAGQKIRVKLKAFDHKLIDQSTYEIVATAKRTGATVSGPIPLPTKKEIYTVLRSPHVNKKSREQFEMKTHKRLIDILDTNEDTVEALMKLQLPAGVSVDIKS
- the rplC gene encoding 50S ribosomal protein L3 → MAKGLIGKKIGMSQIFDEQGNIIPVTVLEVGPCAVSQVKSAATDGYDAIQLAYQDDKEKHLTKSEIKHLAKAGLTPKRVLKEFRNFGEEPAAGAEIKAQDVFAVADIVKVTGTSKGKGFQGVIKRYGHHGGPGAHGSRFHRHPGSMGSNTTPGRVFKGRKLPGRMGFDTKTVLNLKVVRIHEAENLVFVSGSVPGPANSIITIEKI
- the rplD gene encoding 50S ribosomal protein L4; protein product: MKAQKYSKEGKLLSEIELPAALFESKYSSGAIYDAIKAENANLRSGNHHTKTRSEVSGGGKKPWSQKGTGRARQGSIRAPQWVGGGTVHGPRKRDYSYNVSPKVKRRAVLSVLNKKAQDAVIKVVEDLDPKEFSTKAFSTLFNNIGLKNTGVIGFLVGGENDFLKKSVRNIPTVKYINSKRIAVRDILYNRNLVITEGALGEILKHYGEGK
- a CDS encoding 50S ribosomal protein L23; amino-acid sequence: MNLNEVILSPIITEKSQDLETIGEKAGKRTVKYTVEIHPRANKTLVKEAFRKIYNVVPSSVNIQVYRGKIKRFRHLPAPKAHWKKAIVTFQDGASIDFGKEA
- the rplB gene encoding 50S ribosomal protein L2, whose amino-acid sequence is MGIKKFKPVTAASRFKSVLTFEEITETEPYRPLTISLNYKAGRGEGGKIAVRRKGGRVKRKYRIIDFKRRKVGITATVKTVEYDPYRSAFISLVSYSDGEYAYILNAEGMKVGDKVSNGEGAEIKVGNALPLGKIPPGTNVHNVELKIGRGGQIARTAGSFATIAGRDGEYVLLKLPSSEVRKVHQNCYATIGICSNRDHNLVSIGKAGRNRWLGKRPKVRGVVMNPVDHPHGGGEGRTSGGRHPVTPWGIPTKGYKTRRRAKPSDKFIIQKRKGNRSR
- the rpsS gene encoding 30S ribosomal protein S19; translated protein: MMRSSKKGPFIDSHLMSKVIKLNSENQKKPFKTWSRRSTIFPDMIGHTIMVHNGNKFIPVFINDNMVGHKLGEFAPTRTYRGHGNTDKKAAKK
- the rplV gene encoding 50S ribosomal protein L22 — protein: MEAVAIARFIRMSPRKLRLVADEIRGYEVAEALDILKYTNKRAIEPIFKLIKSASANAVVKSDNADPGKMFIKKILVDEGPILKRFRPRARGRAARIRKRTSHVTVVISD
- the rpsC gene encoding 30S ribosomal protein S3 — its product is MGQKVNPIGLRIGITRGWDSIWFSQQDYKKNLHEDIRIRRFIQGRFKEAGVVKVVVERFPEKINVNLHTAKPGVVIGKNGANIEAVKKVLKTMTEKPLNLNIIEVKKPETIAQCIAESIAIQIQERQPFRRVMKQELRRAMRGGVEGIKILISGRLNGADMARREGYREGRIPLHTLRAKIDLGFREASTTFGQIGVKVWTYTGDFINSKEESEEDKYAVKRRTN
- the rplP gene encoding 50S ribosomal protein L16; protein product: MLSPKRVKFRKRQRGRLKGNDERGSKVSFGEFGLKAVTSGRLTARQIEAARITINRQVKRGGKLWIRIFPHLPITKKPAETRMGKGKGNPEFWIAEIRPGRVLFEMSGIDEATAKKALDLAAYKLPVQTEFVKRSTL
- the rpmC gene encoding 50S ribosomal protein L29; protein product: MKKIKLAELKDAEILAQLEDAYKIIRTARFQYGVARSLENPKVITNAKKKIARLLTIQKNRELAAKSGATKARRYSRATRKRQALAKANASAKNVAKGTN
- the rpsQ gene encoding 30S ribosomal protein S17 codes for the protein METAKKHIKKSLLSEGKVVSTAMDKTLVMLVEARKTHPKFKKIVRRTVKMKVHDEKNECQVGDRILAIETRPLSREKRHRLFKIVEKAK
- the rplN gene encoding 50S ribosomal protein L14 — encoded protein: MIQQETILQVADNSGIKRVMCIKVLGGSKKRYASVGDEIIVAVKDAQPAYGLKDSTGKKVHNKAVQRAVVVRTKKEIRRPDGSYIRFDDNAVAIIDDKGNPKGTRIFGPVARELRDKKYAKIISLAPEVL